The Manis javanica isolate MJ-LG chromosome 14, MJ_LKY, whole genome shotgun sequence genomic interval GCTTATAAGTTGTTTGTGCAAGAGTGTAAAGCAGGAACTCTGGGGCAATGCCCTGAAGCCTTGCCTGTGGAGTGGATGCACTGCCCTGGATCACTGTCCCACGAAAGCACCAGGGTGGCTGTTATCAGGGGCTCACCAGCTGGTGCAGCTCAGATGTTGCCTATTTGGTCTGCTGAAGTTTTTATTCttactttcattttccatttatctGCTTATTTACCTTAACACTTTGTAATAGACATTACTTCCTTTAATATATTATTGCATGCTATATCATTTCTGTGTTATTGTATCTTTTGAAACTTATTTTgagcaaaacaaatttaaaaagtacaagagaggaagaaaggagcagaaagaaacTGCAAAACAACCAGAAATCAATTCATAAAGttgcaataagtacacatctatcaataattaccttaaatgtaagtggactaaatgcaccagtcaaaaggcATAGGGTTGAAGAATGTGTAAAAAAACAAGCCCattatatgctgtctacaagaaactcatttcagacccaaagacatatatagactgaaagtgaagtgatggaaaaacatattccttgaaaataaaagggagaaaaaagcaagagtagcagtgcttatatcagacaacatagacttccaaacagaaagtaacaagagacaagaagtacattacataatgataaaggggtcagtccaacaagagtataatgattgcaaatatctatgcacccaacataggagcacctgaatatataaaacaaatactatcagaccTAAAGGTGGAAATAGCAACACATCATATTactggactttttctttttcatattactGAACTTTAACattccacttacatcaatggacagatcatccacagaaaataaataaggaaacaggcattTCATGACATGTTAGACCACATGAACCTCATAGATGTATACAGAATgttccaccccaaagcagcagaatgcacatttttctcaaatgtacatagaactttctccagaatagatcatgtattaggacacaaaaagtctaaaaaattgaaaaccatTTTGTATCAAGTATCcattcagatcacaatggtatgaaagtgGAAATCAACTGcgtgaagaaaacaaacaaaaaaaccccacatggagactaaacaacaagcttctaaataatcagtggaccAATGAACAAGTCAAATAAggaatcaagcaatacatggagaaaagtgaaaacaaaaataaaatagttcaatatatgtgggatgctgcaaaagtgtttctgagaggaaagtacatagaaatacaggcctgcctcaagaaacaataacaatcccagataaacagtctaaactcacaactgaagaaatcagaaatagaagaataaacaaaaaccaaaattagtACAGGGAGGAACATAATGaagatcaaaataaaataaaataaaataaaataaaataaaataaagaattataaaacaggaaaaaaaatctatgaaaccagtagctggttctttgagaagaagaacaaaatagacaaactcttAGACAAacatgtcaagaaaaaaagagggatggcaaaaacaaaataagaaatgaaaagggagaagTTATAACAGATAAAAGAgatatatgaagaattattaaagaattctgtgaaaaattatgcaccaataaattggacaacctaggagaaactgaaaaattcctagaaaagaataactttccaagactgacctagaaagaaacagaaaatcttaacagactgattataacaaaattgaattggtaataaaaaacctcCCAACATACAAAAggccagaaccagatggcttcacagctgaattctaccaaacattaagaaaagagctaatacccactGTTCTTAAGGTattccaaaataatgaaaaggaagtACACATCCAAACTTATTCtaagaagccagcatcactctaataccaaaaaacagacactacaaaaaaaatttagGCCAGTATTCCTGacaaacataaatgcaaaaatcctcaacaaaatattaacaaacaaaattcaaaaaacatCAAAATGATCTTTCATGACCAATtgcaatttattccagggatgcaaggactgTACAGTATTTGTAAGTTAATTGGTGTGATATaccactttaaaaaaagaaaagattaaagctGTatgaatataccaataaatgctgagaaagcatttgacaaaattcaacatccattcatgataaaaactcaacaatctGAATATAAAGGGacatacctcaacacaataaaggaaatatgacaaaaccacagctgacatcatactcaatgatgaaaagctggaagcttaagattaggaacaagacaaggatgcccactctcaccacttttattcattatagtacaggaggtcctagctacagcaatcagactacacaaagaaataaaatgtgtccaaatttgtaaggaagaagtaaaactcaccatttgcagatgacatgatgctaaaccctaaaaactccatcAAAAACCTGACAGAACCAATAAGTGAATTCATCAAATTTTCAGAATACacaatcaatatacaaaaatctgttgcattcttatatactaacagcAAGCTAGTACacggagaaatcaggaaaacaattccatttactattgcatcaaaaagaataaaatacctaagaataaacctaataaaGAAGGTGAAGGatgtgtactctgaaaactaagacactgatgaaagaaactgaagacacaaataagtggatatctattccatgctcatggaatAATTTACattggaagaatttatattgtcaaaatggccatcctacccaaagcaatttacagattcaatgcaatccctatcaaagtaccactGGCATTTTTAATGAGTTagataaataatcctaaaattcatatggaaccacaagagtcCCTGAgcccaaagcaatcttgaaaaagaaatacaaatctaGGGATATTACCCTACTTGACTTTAAGCTATATACAAAGCTACTtgaatcaaaacagtgtggtactggtacAACAAGAGAcccatatagatcaatggaacaggacagagagcccagatataaacccagaaatgtatggtcaattaatatgtgacaaaggagccatgagtatataatggggaaaagacagtctcttaaataaatggtgttggaaaaactggaaaacacatgaaacagaatgaaactagattactttCTAACTCCATTTACAAAAGTcaactagaaatggattaaatagctaaatataagacatgattctacaaaactcttagaggaaaacagggTGAAGTCTCaaaaataagcatgagcaatggTTTTTGGAcccatctccccaggaaagggaaacaaaacaaaaataaataagtgggaccacatcaaactaacaaCTTATGCAcatcaaaggatactatcaatgaaaaaaaaccctacagTATCCGATAATTATAAAAGTGTTATCTGataaggttaatatccaaaatatagaaggaGCTTATACACCTCAACAGCACAAataatcaaataacccaattaaaaaatgggcagaggacctgagtagacattttaccaaaaatgaaaagcagatagccaacaggcacatgaaaagatgctccacattactaatcatcagagaaatgcaagtcaaaatcacaatgagatatcacctcacaccagtcagaaaggTCACTATCCAAATAACAATAAATGCTAAGTGctgtgaagatgtggagaaaagggaaccctactacactgttggtaggaacgtaaattggaaagcagtatggaggctcttcaaaaaactaaaaatagaaataccatatgacccaataattccatttctaggaatttatgtgaataaaacaaaaatccctgatttgaaaagatacatgcacctctatgtttattgccacactatttgcaataggcaagatgtggaagcaatgtaaatgtctatcagtagatgattTTTGAATATGGAATCCACATTGCATCCCTGGAACGAACCTCACTTAACAATGATgtgtaattcattttatattttgcttatattttctgatgttttgttaaggatttttatatatacatttgttaGAGATTTAGGTCTCTAGCTTATTTTGTACTGCTTTTGGTTTTCATAGTGATTAAACTGACTTCTTTAAATGATTTGTGAAGTATTTACATCTACTCCATTctctggaaaatatttgcaaattcttAATGCTTTGAATGTTTGTAGAAATCTACAGTAATATCTGGACATggacatttcttttttagaagttttgtAATGATTAATTCAGTGTCCTCTATAGTTATGGGGCTATCAAATTATCTATTTCCATTGGCCTAGTTGTGTCTGCTTGCATTTTTGGTAATTAGTCCACTTCATCTGAATTGTCAAATGTATGATCAACTGCAGGTATGTGttcttaatatttattatctattgATATCTAGAACACTTGTGATATCCTCTGTTTCATTTTTGCTATTAGTTATTTGTAACTTCTCTCATTTTGTCTTTGCCATTCTTGCTAGATTTTGTCATTTCATTGATGTTGAAAGACCTTCCTGTTTCTTACACTGATCTTCTCCATTGTTTCTCTGTTTCACTGACATAGTTTTATCTCTATTGTTCCTACCTACTCATGCTTTGAGTGTATTTTGCTCACTTTTGTAATTTCTTGAGTTTGGAACTTGGAttatttatttgtgaatttttctaatttatattataatcatTTAGGGTTAAAAATTGctttctcagaactgcttttgctgtaacCCTCACATTTTGGCATGGTGATTTTAGTTCTGGAGTATTTAGGGATATTTTTGTTATCTGTGTACAAATGATTTCTACACTGATTCCATTGAGATCAGAGAACACAGCTTATATGGGTTCAGTTGTTTCAGGTTTACCAGGATCCGTTTCATGGCCCAGGCCATGGCCTGTCCTAGTGTGTGTTCCCTGAGGACTTGAGGAAATTGTGCATTCTACTATATTTGAGTAGAGTATTCTACATGTTAGTTAGATCCTGCTGGTTAATTGTATTATTTAGTCCTCTTTTTATTAGAGATATTTGATGTataacattatattcatttcaggtgtacaacatcaTAATTCAAAATTTATTATGTGCTTCAAAATGATCACTAAAATACCTCTAGTTAACagccatcaccatacatagttacaatttttttttcttttaatgaaaacttAAGATATAGTCTCTTAGCaacattcaaatatataatacagtattaactataaccccaatgacttacttattttacaactggGAGTTTTAGTTTTGAACACCCTTCAACTATTTTAGTCATCTCCACACATCACCTGCCTCTGGTaaacaccaatctgttctctgtatccatgagatcagatttatttctttgtttaaatttcaaatataagtgagatcatacagtatttgtctttctctctctgatttatttacttagcataatgtcccctGGGACTATCTAAGTTGTTGTGAATAACAAGGTTTCCtttttcatgactgaataatattatcTGGGGTGATAGTCTCCTGATGACAGTCTCTGTTTGTTAGAGTCATGTGGGACCCAGGAACATAAACCCCACTGGTCACCAGGGCCAGATAATCAGGGGTTTTACTGGCATTACATCCACATTTAGCAAGGACACCAGATGAGGGCATAAGCTCCTTTTGATAGATGTGTACAggagcagggagcagggcagAAGGAGAGTGTGAAGATGGCATCCAGTGGCCTCCACTCCCTACGTGCCTTCACTGATCCTCTGTGTGTGCAAGACAGAGCCTCTCCCTGAGGCCAGGGCTCCAGTACAAGTAAAGGGACCTTTTGCACAAAAAGACTGGGGCCGTGTTTCAAGTCTGTTGTTTCTGTAGTGCTCTGGGAGTGGTAGCTGGCCAAGAACTCTCCCTCTGGTTGATTTCTACAGTCCTATGAGACCCAGGAATGCAAGTCCTGCTGTCCTCTGTAGCTGATAACTGAGATCAAGGGGTACCCTCAGGGTGTTGGTCACAAAAGCCATGGCATCAATCATGAATACTGGGCACTGGCCTTGTGCAAAAGCTCCCCTCTGGGAGATGCCAGATCACTATAGCATGGCCAATGGGGACTGCAAAGATGGACTTGcctagaacaggaaaaaaaaagcaaggaaattcaaataaaacagCATGCACCACTGGAGTGAGGTAGATGGATAGCACAGAGAGGGAGCGTGTTGGCTTGTCTAGGCAGGTACCTCAGCTGACCTCCAGATGTGTGCCAAATTAAATGCTTGCCCCTCACGCCAACACTTTAGGGCATGCAAATAAGCCTCTTGCACAGAAAGTCTGGGCTCCTGTGTGAATCTGTGCAAGAGCCCTTTAAGCTCAGTTTGCTGTGACTGCAGGATTCATGGAGGCCAGCTGTGTCACTTCTCAAAACTGACATTTGGGGCTCATGTCTCAGTTGCAGGGATTAACAGTTGGGGTACCCAAGGTGGGGATGAACCATTTACTCTCAGGGAGAAGCTCCAGGTTTTATGTTACCTCCTGATCTCGAATCACCACCCTGGGGGTGGGGTTTACACCAGGCTTGGGTCTCAGCCTTTCCTGCTCAAtttgatatgttttatttttctcatctgccCAATGTGTAGGAATTGTCCAGCTGTTTTTGAGGTCTTTTGCCAGAGGAATTGTTCCACATGTAGCTATAGGTTCAATGTGTCCTTTGGAGGAGGTGAACTCAGGGCTTTCCTGTTATCTGGGTGATGGTATTGTTGAGCTACTGTACCCTGGCTAATTTCCTATCAAGTTATTCTTGCAGGAGCTGAGAGAGGGTTGTTAAGTCACTGACTAATATCATGGGTTTGTCTATTTCTCTGTTTAGCTCGCTCCTTCGGTTCACTTATGTTACAGTTATGTCGTTCAGGGCAGACATTTAGAACTGCTTAGACTTCTTACTGTATTTACCCTTTTATTGTATACAATATTCTCTTCCTGGTAAATTTATTTGTTCTGAATCTATTTAAAGGATATTAATAGCACctgtgctattttcttttttattaatgttgCCATTGTAtgtacttttcattctttttctttcacccTACCTACATCATTATATataaagtgagtttcttatagatACCATCTACTTAGATCATTTAAAACATTCCACCAATCTCTGCCTTTAATGGGTATATTTAGGCCATTtaatatattcttaatatattaggGCTGTCTgccactttattatttatttcatgttttccattactcatttctgttttcctgcaTCCTTCTGGGTTACTCGGATCTCTTTCTGAATTCCACTCAGTTTTCAGTAGTGTCTTTCagcatatgctttttttttcatataatgtcttagttttttcttttggtatcacaTTACAAATAAGCAATGTATCACAGTTTACTGGTTTCACCATTTCATGTGTGAAGGGTAGAAATGCTTTTCCCTCTATTACACTTTACAATCCCCTATTTGTAATATAACTGTTTTAAGGACTACTTCTCTATATATTTCTGTACAAATATTAACATCAACATGTTTAATGTTTGTCTTAACCATTagacataattcaaaaaattTAAGAGAAGGAGCATCTATTGTATTTATCCACAAGTTTAATCATCCCAATGTTATTTTTATCTCCCTGATGTTCCTAGATTCCTTCTTTAATTACATATTTCCTGTTTACAAAATTTCCTTTAGCCATTCTGTTAGAGTAGGTCCGCTAATAAAAAAGTTCTCAGTTTTTCTTCAACTGAGAATGTCTTGGTTTTGCTTTCATTCTTGAAGTATATTTCACTAGACATAGGACTATAGgttgacttttgtttttctttaagcacTTTGTGAAAATGGGACAGCAGAAGAGCATTGACAACTCATTGCATTCTTTATAAGGCACATACTAGGcacaaaaaatgaattaatcatCAGTCTAATGCAATCTGTTTTGtggtatttattattatatttccaTATTCACTCTCTTCCTTTCCAGCTACAAcaacacatgcatgtacacacacgcacacacacacacagaattactTATTGCAGGCTACAGTTTCACACTCTACATACACGGTGAGGTCTGTGAAGTTACAATGTACAAAAATCACACCAACCATGATCCAGCTCATCTCAAATatcatgttttcttaatttactaAGAAGTGTTCAATAATATTTGACTAGGACACATTGACTTCTTATCACTCTTAAGTAAAGTAATTAAGGgaataattatgttttttaatatgCATATGTTCTTATGGATCTAATGTATAAAAGAGTTTAGAACAAAGTTGTTGAGTCACTGTATCTTTTGAAAGGCTTGTGTCTCACATGCAGGCAGTGAGCTACAGACACTAAAGGAGATGCACTAAGCCATGGAAAGCAGTGTTTGAGAATGAGATCTGCATTTGAGCTTTCGTGCCTCCTGATGCAAATCTCCCATTACAGCTCTTATCATAACCATCCCCTCTAAGGTCTGCAGAGTCAAAGAAGTAATTCCActttctgattattttaaatatttaccacGATATCTGTACCCGCTGGCAGAATAAATCCTCAGATGTTTGCAAACAGAAAATGGCCTTAGCTAaatcaagagaaataaagagCAAATGTGGGGTTCCCATCAGACTGCAGGCCTTAGAATATGCAGGAAGGAGCAACACCGAGGAACAAAAATGTGAGAGTTCAGGTCAGTCGTTGGTATAAGTCATGGCACCGTCTGCCCTTTCATCATTCTCCTCTCAGACTCAAGTTCACAGAAGAGTCTTTTAGTCCAGGTGTGGGCTAAAATTGATGTGCTCTGGAAGGTGAGAGAGCTCAGAaggtgttctccagagaaaccaaAGTATAGTTAGtgtaataaaggaaaagaaagtaagcACCACATTGGCATTAATTGTCCTTTTCTCCCAACAGACTAAAAGTTCAGACTTTTGTAGAAAGACCCAACCTTGGTAATGGGCATGTGAAACTGATCCAAAGAACAGAGAGGGACAAAACTGATCAGGCTTTTTGGAAAGGACTGGTTTCCCAGTATTGATTTCCATTTTGAAGCtgcaataataaaagtaaaagtaaCTATATGAAAAAATGTGAATGTTCGGATTTAATATAATGTCAGTAAAATGAGTCATTGTGAAAATagtgatatttttttcaatactGTTTTCAAACCATGTCAAATACAATGTCCTCTCATGAGAAGACACAGctgtttatttctgaaatgaaatctAGCTGAGGATGCAAAGAATAGATAGCATATTTTTgggtacaaaagaaaataatgttttagtaTATTTTGTTTCTCCTATTCCTTCTTGAAAGGAAAGGTATTTTTCAATGGGAAATGGCTTATGGCAAAGAACAGTTAATATGCTATGCTCATAGACAATGAATTAGGAGTATGATAAGATATTTTATCTGCCATGGTTGGGGAAGTACATATATAAGATGCTTATTTTCCAGCAACTTTAATGGGTGGAAATTACAAGGTGCATTTAGGATGTTTGGCAGAGAACTAAACAATTCACTAAAATTGAAAAATGCATAAAATGGCTTTGTGACCTAGACAAGCAGTTGATAAATAGTGACTTTTTTGAATTCCTGGGAATAAATGTCAGAAGTGAAATATGGACTTCATGGTGAGGGTATCAATGTCATAGATGGCTCTCTTCCCCTTGGCTTGTGCTCCCAGCTTAAGTAAACACATACACTTTCCTCACGTACATGTAAGAAAAGGAGATGCTCCCTTGTTAGAAAATGTAAGTGAAGAGTGATTTAACTGGCGTGAAACTGAGAACGGTGGTTTTGGCTAAAGAGAAGCTTAGTAACTGCATGACTCATGATCAGTTTCTTGCAAACGATGTCTGTCGGGAGCACAGTCTTCCTGAGAGAAGTTTCTTCAGAGCCTCTTTCACGTCCTTGTTCCTGAAAGTGTAGATGATTGGATTTAAAGTGGGAGTCACCATGGTGTAGAAGAGGGAGACGAACTTGCCTTGTTCCTGGGCATAGCTCGGTTGCAGGTACATGTAGATCAAGGTGCCGTAGAAAATGATCACCACcgtgaggtgggaggagcaggtgctgAAGGCCTTGCGCCTCGCCTCCACTGACTTGGTCTTCAGCACAGCTTGCGTTATAAAGCCATAGGAGATAAGGATGAATGCCGGGGGGATTAGCAGGAACAGGatattaacaaaaaaaagcaCCAACTCATTGACAGTGGTGTCCACACAGGCCAGCTTGAGGAGAGCTGGCACTTCACAAATAAAATGATCCAGCCTGTGCTCTCCACAGAGAGGCAGCTGCAAGGCGAGGGTGGCATGGATCAGGGAGTTGGCCCAACCACTGAGCCAGGAGATGGATGCCAGCTGCTCGCAAAGCTGTGGGTTCATGGTGGCCACGTAGTGCAGGGGTCTGCAGACAGCCACGTAGCGATCCAAGGCCATCATAGCCAGGAGGATGCACTCGGTGGAGCCCAGTGCCAGGCAAATGTAAAGCTGTACCACACAGCCGCTGTAAGTGATGGTCTTCTCTGGTCCTCGCAGGTTAACTAGGGTCTGAGGTGCAATGCTACTGGTGAAGCAGAGGTCCAGCAGGGAGAGGTTGCTGAGAAAAAAGTACAtaggggtgtggaggtgggggtccAGGTAGGAGACAATGATGATGGTGAAGTTCCCCACGAGCATCAGGAGGTAGAAGAAAAGGACGAACACAAAGAGCGCAGACTCCAAGCCAGGGTGCTCCGAGAAGCCCAGGAGGATGAAGCCCGTCAGAGCACTCCCATTGGCCCTCTCCATCCTTCCAGAGGGACCTGCCGCTGCTACGAGAAGAATGGGAACAGGGACACTTGAAACAGTTGGTCGCGAGTCACTAGCTCAAAGGATGGTGAGGCTCACTAGTCCAGCCTGTTCACTTCTCACCGCGAATGTGTTGCTGACCCAGGACATCAGTCAAGTACAACGACTCTCCGAAAATCATGAGCGCTTTAAACGTTGGGGTCGTCTGGGGactgatttttaattaatttacatgGATATACCCCATACATATCAAGATATCTTGCAATTATCTACTACTGAAATAAAGTGCCTCTCAAGATAAAAAAGTTAACAGCATCTCCATGGTTTCAATTGTCAACTAAAATCTGCATACAAAATACAATATTCAGGTCTCATCACAGACTAGATAGGGATGGGCAACTTCACATCCTACCCCCACATACAAACATGCTTATTCTCTCAGCTCTGTACACTACATCAACAGAGAAAGTTAAGCAAGCACGGATATAGTAGTCTATCTATGGAGCCAAAAAAATTGAGTAGTTAGataattaataatttatatttagaaataaatttataaaatatgttccaAGGCTGAACAAaggaaacaattttcaaataggtttttcaaaataacaaatgagaaaaataatattttgaaatatggaGACAAGGGAACCCTTTATGTAGGAAACTaatgaaaataaagcatttaaatatGGGAAAATTGAGATGGGAGGGGATAGATCACTTTTTACAAGTTGGAAAACATTACTAACaactagaaagaaataaaaaggtgcATCTCAGCAAACAAATTATATGCTGTAATTTCAAGTTTCATGCAAGTTCACTTAATGATGGAAATGCCAAAGAATGAAAATTACTTCTAAAAGTATATTTTGAAAGAACATTATTTAGACAAAGGAACTAAAATTCCTTAAattcaagacaaaaagaaaaatctactcAAAAGAATATGTGttattaataaaaagttaaagatgtattattttattcttatgaatataaaatttGTTGGAAAGAGCTGTTAGATAGATCTCTTAAAACTCCTTAGGTAGATCTATTAAAATGCTTAGTGATCAGCATGGCaaaatcacagaagaaattatAAACTTGAATTAAAAAGGCTTATGTGAGTGGTGAAAATTTAAGACTGTTCATGAACACTGATAGAGTGTGTGGATAATTCAATTCTCTTCATAAGAATATGCAAAAAGTAAGTGTTAAATGTATTTGGAGCTAAATTGTAGAAATCAGTAAGTTAAATAAAGTTCTTAGCTTTGCTGTACAGGCAATGAAATGGCAttgaataaaactggaaaaatatagGTATTAATACAAATTCAAAGAAGGTAAATGTCACAGCCAAATTTATAGAAGCAGGCAGAAACTAATCTGAGATTTTCAACAAAGACATTAATCAATGATGgagaagaaaaagttttaagtaGGGCCAAATCATGTGGAAATATTAAAATGGGGTTTCTCCTTGTGTTTTTCTAAAATAGCGATCagttactctgtgtgtgtgtggaggaagAAATAGTAAAGAATGGAAAGAACTCTCTAATTTAGATTGTGAAGGACTTTGAAGTCTAGgctaagaaactagaaatattgGTGATTTTGAATAAGgctctttaaaaatatctcatcTGACTGTGTAGAGCaaggtataaaaataatgaaagacgATAAAGTAAATGATAAACATTCATAGGACTAGAGGAATGAGGGAGAGAATGTTATGATCTTTGCCTGTAAATCACATTCATAATAAGTCCCAGCCACAAAGCAGGTGGTGGTGAACATTACACACAAAACATTCAAGGCCCTCTCTGTGCTGTCCTCGTGCCCTCAAGACATCTGTCTCCATCCCCACAACTGACTTGTCAGCCCACCATGCTGAGCAGTTGGCAGTCTCCTAATTGCCCTTTCACAGctgtaccttttctttttctgctcctATGATAAGGCTATTCTTCT includes:
- the LOC108404016 gene encoding LOW QUALITY PROTEIN: olfactory receptor 2G3-like (The sequence of the model RefSeq protein was modified relative to this genomic sequence to represent the inferred CDS: substituted 2 bases at 2 genomic stop codons) encodes the protein MERANGSALTGFILLGFSEHPGLESALFVFVLFFYLLMLVGNFTIIIVSYLDPHLHTPMYFFLSNLSLLDLCFTSSIAPQTLVNLRGPEKTITYSGCVVQLYICLALGSTECILLAMMALDRYVAVCRPLHYVATMNPQLCEQLASISWLSGWANSLIHATLALQLPLCGEHRLDHFICEVPALLKLACVDTTVNELVLFFVNILFLLIPPAFILISYGFITQAVLKTKSVEARRKAFSTCSSHLTVVIIFYGTLIYMYLQPSYAQEQGKFVSLFYTMVTPTLNPIIYTFRNKDVKEALKKLLSGRLCSRQTSFARNXSXVMQLLSFSLAKTTVLSFTPVKSLFTYIF